In the Chaetodon trifascialis isolate fChaTrf1 chromosome 12, fChaTrf1.hap1, whole genome shotgun sequence genome, ATGTAATCGCGATCGACAGACAGTTCAGGAGGAGTAACAGTATTTTTCTCAGTGATGTTCAGATGTGAGTAAGTGAAGATCTTATGTACATGTGTAAAACATTCGCAACGATTTCAGCTGAAGGCaaatatgttctttttttccttcaataTTGTTCTTGATGACTATGATATCCTCTTGTCGCAGTCCTATATTTGATGGTGATGGCCTCTCAACTGAAGGCTCTTGtatgttaaaaacaacaaatgtttcaTGATACATGGTCGTGTATCATATTGTGATTGTGTTGTACATGTCAATGGGTAGCCACATGACACAGGCAAACAGTTAACTGAGGAGGATATTTTGTACTTGTGTATTTGTCTGTACTTTGAATTGATCAGAAAAACCAAACAGAGGATTATTGATATCCATCTCGCACACATCGGGCCTTTATGCACACGAGCATTAACACAATTTCGCCTTCGTCATGTTGATGTCAGTCCCACGTAAAATATGCACAGCGACACATACACTGAAAAGCTAAAAAAATATCAGACACAGGTGAATCTGCATCGCTAGTCATTTCCGCCTGCTTCCTGTCAGGCTGCTGAGGCGTCCCTTCAGTCTAAATGGCCTTCAAACCCATTGGTTTTCACCAAACTCAAGTCACCTGAAATCCTGAAGCAGTGGCATGTGGATTTCAGGAATTACACATGATTTGATTCAATGAGGTGTcttaaatgttaaaagaaaaaaaataaataaatcaatttctCTCCTATCTCTGTACCGTCAATGAGATTTGTGTTCAGTGCAGTTCTTTCGatggcagagaaaacacacaaaaaacacaaaaaacaaaaccaaaagaaattaaaaataaaaaaatctgacttCTACTGACAGGGTGTTTTGTTagtatgtttttggtttttatatTAACTGTACAGTTCAATCTTGGGAGAAcgatgaaacaaaaaacaataaaagatgaAGACATTCTTGGGATATTTTTCTCTGTATATGTTGTACCTGTTACTGCTGGTACTGTATCTGGTATTCTGGCTCTGTCTAAATCACTGGAACTCCGTAGTTCTTCACACTGTAGTATCCTGAAAATGCATTTCTCTGGTTTTCTTAATGATGGCAGCAAAGTTTGTCTTATTTAAATGGATTCTACCACTTTTTGTTCTTATTGATATTATACTAGTGTAATAGAAATtacttgacaaaaaaaagaactgaaaatatgttgatgcaaaaacaaactgaaataaacatTGATTGATGTACACAGCTGAGAGCTCTGCTTCACTGGAACTTCACCAgattcagctgctgttgttttgcttgtttgccGTTTCCTGCTGAATTGCAGAGGATCATCTCGACATCACTCAACGAGTAACGGATTTTATGATTATTACAATAAGTTTAGACTAATTTAACCCTTCTGGTGTAACGTATTAGCTTTATCAAAGGGAGAAGCATACAGTCAGCAAATTATCTCTTaccaaaaatgtatttcacaaaatattacAACAATTTCTCCTACATTTCAAATGTCATATCACAATTCTGTATATTTTTTGAGTATTTTGCATCTACCCACGTGCTTGAGAGCCAATATACTAACACGTGAATGCAGCACACCAGTAAAAATTTAATTAAACAGTGTATTACTAAATGTTTCTGCATTAAACAATAACGTCATTTACGTAATAAGTACGAAACGTTTTCCATGCACTCCATACACTTCCACGCTTCCATCACAAAAAAACGCTACTGAGAAAAAACCTAAAATAAACCACATTGACGATCTTATCCCATTCACCCAGCATCATGCCCAGCATGTACCCAAGGCTCAAACTTCCGGATTTCTGTGCAATCACATTCAGGTCAGCTCGGGAGTCAACCATTCAACCAATCAAACCCAGAGTTCCTGGAGTGTCAACCAATCAGACCGCTATATCGCGCGTGCTTCTCCCGCCCCCTCCGGCACATACTTTACTTAACTGTAACTTACAAGGAATTTGGACCTAGCTAACGGTAACTGTCACATTACTGAAGGCgtatttaaataataaaattatacGCGTAAGTTAGCCATGTATACGCCGTTAGCAGTGCCGCCGCTGAAAGGTGGTACGCCGACTGGAAACAGAACGAACTAAGGTTATATCTAGCGTTACAGACTTCTATTCTCCGTCTtgatgtttttgacatttttatacCAACAATGGCAAGTGTGGGCAGTGAACCCCTGAAGGGAGAAAAGTAACGGCTAACGTTAAAGGACAGTTAGCATTATGTCTCTTGGACTATTTTCGTGGTCGCTGTTGCTCCTCTGCCTGGATGTGTTCAGACATGAACTCTCAGGGGCTCGGGCAGACTCAGTACCCAGTGCTGCAAAAACTTTGGTATGGGGACCTGGACTGGAGGCGAACATTGTCCTCCCAGCTCGGTTTTTCTACATCCAGGCGGTGGACAGTTCTGGGAGAAAGTGAGTACAGCAGCCCGGGCCTGCTCATCGCCTTTGTTGAAACCATTACGTCGCAACAACCTGTAAAATGCAAGTGGGGAGCAATGCTGCTTTTAAGCGCATCACGTAGCATCCGACTGTAGAGTTTGTAAGGTGGTAtaagtaaatatatttttatataaacGAAAATAAGTTCTATAATATTTCTTATTTGTGTAAATGAGTGATTGTGCTTGAGGATagtgtttctgttcatttaaTAGAAAATACAGGATGTGATAAAGAGTAAAAATTGCACCTCTGTCATTGCTGAACAATTTTCCAATTACCAAAAACGCAGCCCCCATGAAGGTTTGCTTTTGTCTACATTTTTCTCTAAGAAAACAGTCATAGTTAATTAATAGTAAGAGTCTGTCGAGTTTTAAAGGCCATAAGTCTGGTTTTCCCACCGAGATATGAAAGTCCTCAAATGTAACACACACCCACTGATTCTCGTGTAATTTCTAGGAATATTTGGGTCAGTGTGGTTCTTTTCCAGACGTCCTGATTCCAAAATGCCACTCAGGTGTGAACACAACCTCCCTCTAATTTTGCAGAGGCACGGCACCATTGCTGCGTTTCTGTTTGCCCCCGAGGACTGCATGAATACAAAGACAGGACAACGTAGTAAATCTTTTCAGTCATGTTGAAATTTTAAACTGGTCAAAagtgagagagcagacaggaaaattTGCGCCTCAGGGAAAATGAGTTAGACGACCTCCAGTCACCCCTTTCATCAAAAGGCTCCCATGGGCCCAATGAAGACATCCCGCTCTGTGTGTGGTTCCTCACTGGGTGTAATTTTCACACATGCTTTGGTTCTTAAGATAGATATCACTTTCTCGCTTCCATTCATGCCGACAACAAAAACTACATTATTGTTGTCTGGTACAGCTCGCCAATGCCAAGAAGGCATGAAATTATATCAGCAACAACAGACATCCTGTTTTTAGAGGATGACTTGTTATCTTTCATTACCATGCAGTCAGAGGGTATTAAGGaaataatgtgattttaattgttttggCACATTCAGTCAAACTATTAGTTTAAAGCGCAGACTGTCAGCTTTAAGCTTTGTTTTCGGGTGTTCACATCGATTCTAATCAGATTTTCCATTCCCCCAAACTACACTGAAACCAGGCCCCATCAAGagccatttcagtttttatatatatatatgaattgCCGGACAGGTGGGAGATGTGGGAGGCCAGATGATGTTTCCCTCCCCTGGTTTAAACTGTGATATCCAGCAACTAATATGTCAGGGTTTGGTCCCTACAATGGACATTTATTATCTTCATCAAGAGtctttaatgtaaaatatttggGCGTGTAATTATCTTCAGAAAGCTTCATTTGTTTTAGTACTAATGTCTGGGTTCTGGAGACCTTTTGAAAGGGTATAAATTCTCCACATTCTCCATATGCTCTCTGTCACAGTTTAACTACGTCACCTGGTGAGAAGACCTTTGAGGTGAAGATTGTGTCTCCATTGGAGCACTTCACCAGGATTTGGGTGCAGGTCCTCGATCGTCAGGATGGCTCCTTCCTGGTGCGCTACAGAATGTACGCCACctacacagacattcatgtccacGTTCTGCTCAAGGACAAGCATGTTGCTAAGTCACCATTCGTTCTCCAAGGTAGAACACAATCCAGACTGCCTACAAAATCTCAGggttttgtgtttctctggatAGACAGTTTACAGCAGGTGAAAGAGACGTCTTAATGATGTTTTCCTCTACAGGCCCAGTCTACCATGAGGGCTGTGACTGTCCCCAGCTGAGTGGTTCTGTATGGGAAGCCCACATGCACTGTCCTCAGTCCTTCTCCCAGATAGACAAGGACCTGGCCCTCTACACTAGTGTCGACCCAGATCGCAACGCACAGGAGATCCCACAGCGCTTTGGACAAAGACAAAGCCTTTGCCACTACACGGTTAAAGACAACAAGGTACCTCCCACCTATGAAATCAGGAATAAGTATCAGCCTGATGGAACAGAAGCATTCATTTTACAAAAACTCCCCGGTTCCTCTTTCAAATACCATCATCACCAAAGGGTAGTATAGTAATAAAGTGTAGTATTTCTTTAGTCTGAAAAGTAATTAGGGCCGTGTAATAAAGTCAAGCCAGCCAGGAGAGCCTGGAGCTATGTGACACACCTGTAAGAACGGTCTGTGAACCAGGTGTTCAAGGGTACAGTCTTCTCAAAATACCACTGTGGACGTCAATCCAGGTTCCTGTAACAGCGATACGCCTGGAGTCACAGTGCTAGCATTACATGGGAACATATAGTAATTAATGATTTATAGTCTCGCTGTGATTTACACTTTCTGCTTTTGTGGCAGGTTGAGTGATCACTTACAAAATATGTTCTGATtaaaacccaaaaaacacacacattttaaattgtGAATGAACACATTCAACCGTGAAATAACTTCTCTTAACCCCGGAAACACCagttttccagagctttcagcctCATCACATTGATCTTCATCAGCAAGTGGAGTTCTGAGTTAAGCACAAAAGTTAATGCCTGAACTtgtgtgatgttttatttcattttattctctttaGGTTCATGTTAAAACGTTCGGAGAGCACGTAGGTTTCAGAATCTTTATGGATTCCATCCTCCTGTCACTCACCAGAAAGGTAAGCTCTTCATGAACTATCTGTGCAATCCAGAAGCACTTTTAAAAAGTTTGCCTTGTCACTTGTTTTTAGAAAACTAGAGGAAGGAAATTCAGAATTTTTCCACTTCCATATTGCATTTAACCTTTCACTGGGAGGTTATAAAGCTTCAGAAGGATTCACAAGAAGGTCTTCAAGAAAGCACAACATTATGGCAGCAGTGTTTCTTCTATTGCGTGACattattttccctctctgcgGTCTGGTCCAGGTGCGGCTCCCTGATATGGAGTTTTTCGTTAACCTGGGTGACTGGCCGCTGGAGAAGAGGAAACCCACCGAGAGGATTCATCCTATCTTTTCCTGGTGTGGCTCTAACAATACCAGAGATATCGTCATGCCCACCTATGACCTGACTGAGTCTGTCCTTGAGACCATGGGAAGGTATGGCTGTGCATCCGTAACCCAAACATGTTAAGCACTTTTGGATTAAGCTGAAGGACATTTGCATGACTGTGAGGTGATAATTGCTGTCTTTATGTCCACCTGATGATTCTGAATGTCATCAGCTCTGCATGTGAGTCCATAGCTTTGATGGATGCTGAGATTAATAACTTTGCCGACATACTGTGCATCCAATGAACAGAGTAAGTCTGGACATGATGTCAGTGCAGGCCAACACGGGGCCAGCATGGCCAGAGAAGAACGCCACAGCCTTCTGGAGGGGCCGGGACAGCCGTCAGGAACGCCTGGAGCTGGTCAAGCTTTCGAGGGCTCACCCCAGCATGATCGATGCTGCCTTCaccaacttcttcttcttcaaacaCGATGAGAGCCTCTACGGGCCGCTCGTCAAACACGTGTCCTTCTTTGACTTTTTCAAAGTGAGttcattgattttattgttaTGTAAAATCTCTTGCATGCAAAAAAATTGATTATATTATGCATCGGTGCATTAGGTGATATTTTTCTGATAACTTTGAAACAAATAACACCAAATAGTCGAAGAGAGATGCTTGTGCTGCCAGAGCTGGTCAGAATTAACATGTAACTGCAGCAGTTTGGAGCTTTTAGCTAATTGATTTACAACCACAGAATGGCATTTTTGGCAAACAAGCTCAGACAAGCTGAGTGTTCCCAAATTGCTGAGCACAGAAGAGCAGAAGACCAAAGTAAACAGCGTCAGCTGAGGACAGTAAAGACCCAgacctgatgaatgtaaatcaTCTAGGttgccaaaaacaaacaacaaatatcCAATGAGATGCTCATGTAGCTTtatgtctgctgcttgtgttaaACTGAAGCATGAACATACACATTGATCAGCCAAAGTGTGCCAAGACTCACTCTTAGGCCTTATTGGTTCTTCTTTTATTCTACCTGACATTACTGAGGTGATTTTAAAGAAAGTAAGCTCATTATTATTTCTATTCCATGTCCATCACCAGTACAAGTACCAGATAAACATTGACGGCACTGTGGCGGCGTATCGACTGCCTTACCTCTTGGCAGGAGACAGTGTGGTGTTAAAGCAGGATTCGAGCTACTACGAGCATTTCTACAACGAGCTGCGGCCGTGGGAGCACTACATCCCCATCAGGGCGGACCTCGGAGACCTGCTGGAAAAGATCCAGTGGGCTCGTGATCACGATGAGGAGGTGATGACAGTCATGATTGTGGCTGTTACGTTCGGCAGTGAATGCCACGGCTTGTGATGACTGTAAAGTCCTCTTTAGTAATGAATATGAAGAGCTTCAAAATGGAGGAAACATCCTCCTGCTTGTGAGgttgtgattaaaaaataaccacgtttcttgctctctttcagGTTCAGAAAATTGCACTGGCGGGTCAGCAGTTTGCCCGCAATCATCTAATGGGAGACAAA is a window encoding:
- the poglut2 gene encoding protein O-glucosyltransferase 2, whose amino-acid sequence is MSLGLFSWSLLLLCLDVFRHELSGARADSVPSAAKTLVWGPGLEANIVLPARFFYIQAVDSSGRNLTTSPGEKTFEVKIVSPLEHFTRIWVQVLDRQDGSFLVRYRMYATYTDIHVHVLLKDKHVAKSPFVLQGPVYHEGCDCPQLSGSVWEAHMHCPQSFSQIDKDLALYTSVDPDRNAQEIPQRFGQRQSLCHYTVKDNKVHVKTFGEHVGFRIFMDSILLSLTRKVRLPDMEFFVNLGDWPLEKRKPTERIHPIFSWCGSNNTRDIVMPTYDLTESVLETMGRVSLDMMSVQANTGPAWPEKNATAFWRGRDSRQERLELVKLSRAHPSMIDAAFTNFFFFKHDESLYGPLVKHVSFFDFFKYKYQINIDGTVAAYRLPYLLAGDSVVLKQDSSYYEHFYNELRPWEHYIPIRADLGDLLEKIQWARDHDEEVQKIALAGQQFARNHLMGDKIFCYYYKLFQEYAKLQVTEPKIREGMELVEQPTDDMFPCFCHRTRAKDEL